GATAGGTTTTTTGGTCCATCAAGGCATTTACAGTAACTTGTCCAGAAGATGACAAATTATTGTAATTAGGAAAGGTATTGTTAGCTAAGGGATTAAGAATGGATGCACTAGGATTTAGGTTGGATGTGCCAGAAGTTTCCGCAGGCAGAAATTGTGCATAAGGATTTCCTGCGTTTCCTGTATTTGTTCCACCGCCTCCTGCAGAGCTGCCTGAAGTAAAAGTGTTTACAGGAATCGAACCTAATAAAGTATAAAACTGATAGGCCTGAGCGAGTTGGGAAGTTGTTAAATTGATGAGTGAATAACTTATTGAGTAGCTTTGATTACTTTGTGTAGGGGTTTCCGTTACGTTATAACCTAAATAATTACCAAAATTTTGGAAGTATTCCACCAATTTTTGCATATTAGTAGAGGTTTGTTGTTGATTATATGAATCGTTTGGATCCTGAGCTGCAGCAGGAAATACAGCAAAAAAAAGTACGTTGAGCAATACAAATTTAGACGCTAATTTCATTTATTCTTCCCCTTCAAGTGCACGTAAAACAAGTTTTAGGCGGTACTGACAAAAAACGCGCGACAATAATCTGAGACGCTCAAATACAATATTCCTTTTGAGAAAGACCCCGGCCGGATCGTGGCTTCCAGTGCTTGTCTCTTCTGCATGAATCAAAACACGTGACGCACTGCCTGGATGGACTGTATCAATTGCTTGCAGCAAACGTAATCCTCGACCTGATTTGATATTACCTACTATTCGAATAAATTTGTCTTCTTCTGATAAGAGGCTCATATCTATTTTTTCGATGTCATCAAGTTCTTTGCCTAATTGTTCCATGGCTTGTTCGAACTCTGGATTTCCATCCAAAGTCCAATCTTCTACACTCTCCATAAAGGTAATGACTCTATAAATCATAGGATCAATATATTCAAACCAATATTGAGCAGACGCTTCATGACTAAGATCAGGCATATTTTTACTCTTTCTTTACTGTATTTTTAGCGGATGGACGAAATCATTACTTACTACTATAGTATATTATGAAAGAGAAAAGAAAGAAGTAAAAAATATGAAAAAGCAGTCAAGAATTGGTAATCTGCTCAGAAGAATAATTAATGTTCGTAGGTGGTTTGATTGGGATCGAATGAAGGCCTTTACCCTGTATTTGGTAAATGGTTTTAAACGTTTATTTGTCCCACAGAAAAAAGTTCAGGGTGAGTCCTTCGACGATGCAGTGAAACATTTGAATCTGACCGACGAAAGTATACTTAGCAAACAAAAGTCTCTATTCCGATTGAGTATTATTATGGTATTTGCCGCTCTTTTGATTATGGGATATGCCGTATTTCAGCTTTTTTATGGTTCGTTAAAAGCGTTTCTAGTAAGCATTGTTGTAACTTTAATTGCATTGGTTTTAGCCTTTCGTTATCACTTTTGGTACTATCAAATAAAGAATCGTAAGTTAGGATGTACCTTTAATGAATGGTATCGAAAGGGGTTGTTGGGGGGAAAGAAATGAATAAGTTGTTGATAACGTTACTTCTCCTGGTGTTTCCTGGTCTGGTTTTAGCCGATGGTTCTTTAAGTTTTGCCCCTCCTGCGAGTGATTATTCTGTTGTCTTTCTCGGTAATTTATTTGGTGTTGTTGACGGAGTTTTAAGCGGTACTGGTAGCCAAATCATGGGAAGCATGTTTGCAGTATTTAATGCTGCAGTTTTGGCATTAGGGGGTATTATTATTATGTATACCCTCATAGTTTCCACCATGAATACTGCTCACGAAGGGCAGATGTTGGGCCAAAAATGGTCTTCAATCTGGATTCCAATCCGTTCCACGCTCGGTTTGGCTTTATTAATACCCAAAACATCTGGCTATTGCTTAATGCAAATTTTTGTCATGTGGATTGTTGTACAAGGAGTTGGTGCAGCAGATAAAGTATGGGATGCTGCATTAAGTTATTTGAATCGGGGTGGTGTTATAATTCAAGCCCAGCAAATAAATCCTACCGCATCCTTGACGGAGAATTCCAGCACATCGGGAATGGCAGGCATTGCTACGGGTGCGGTAAACATGCTTGCAGGACAAGTATGTATGCTCGGCATACAAAGACAACTGGAAAATACCCGCCAAGATCTTCTTGATGCTCAATCCAAACAATCAGGAGCCTGTTACTCTGCTGAACAGGGTAGCTCAATGCAGAAATTTTGTTCTACTGTAGTTCCAGATTTTTTAAGTTCAGTTAATGCAGTAGCTGTTCAAAATGCTTCGCCAACAAATTCGTCTTGGAATGTAAGCATGCCGAATTTTGACTCCAGTTCACCTTATAGTTTTTTAAACGGAATTTGTGGCAGCATCGCCTGGAATAATATTAGTACCCTGAACTCCAATTTTGGTAGTCAACAGTTTCAAGCCAAACCTAGTGCAGGGAATAATGTGAAGGTTGGAAATAACACCTTAACCCCAGCAGAGATTGCAGCGACGCAAATGTCAAGAGGCATTGCAGTCCAGCAAATGTATATGGACTTAACCTCAGTATCTCGCTCTATGGTCAGTAATGATCCACAACTCTCGACAACTACAAATACGAATACTACCAATCCTTTTTCTCCAGTCGCAATGCAACAATTTGGTGTCCCTTATAAGGAAAATGGCACAGTTTGTACTAGTTATAACAGCGGCACCTCCTCAAAAGATAAATGTGTGATTTGGGGACCGGTACAAGGTTCAACAGTCGGGGGGGTTCTATTTAACGGGGCCGAAATTATCAATGCGATTAATGATTATAATGGTATTATGATGCCCACGGTTAATCTTGCCCGTCTTATTTCTCAATCATCAGATAAGAATAAATCCACAGAGTTTATCAACAAAGCTACCACCCAAGGATGGATAATGGCCGGTGCTTACTTCTTTAATCTGGTACAAATTCAGGGAGCTTCCTCTATAGAAAATGCCGGGCAAGTCGATTCAAAGACAGGGCTGGATTCAAGTTCATTTGATCCCACCGCGATGGCTAGTCCATTTGTTATAAGCTCTGATGGTAAGAGCGTCACCTGTGGTCCAGGAAATATGAAAGATAAGGACTTTACTGCCTTGTGTACCTGGTTAGGTGCAAGCAGTGATGGACTACAAAAAATACAAAATGTACAGGCTTTAATTACAAGTACTTCTCCACCCAAAAAACCTTCATTGTCTTCCAATATGACCGCCGTAGGAAGTGTTCCTTCATCTACGACCTATGGGTATATAAACAATGCATTAATGATGCAAACTCCTGGTCAACCTGGAGTTAAGCCACTTACTTTTGCTAATTCAATTAATTTCGCGATAAATACTGATTTGTATCGTTTACAACGGCAAAATTTTTCTTGTGGTGAAGTTAAACCGTTCTTTTCAATTTGCTTAGGGCAAATTCTTGGAAATATATTTTATAACATCATTTTAGTGACTATATATAATCTGTTTCTTGACATATTTGGCCAGATTATCAATCAGGTGGTTATGGCATTTTTAATGATCCCATTACAGGGAATGGCAAATATCTTTCAACAGGGGGTGAAGATTCTTGCTGAACCTGGAGTTAATCCAATTGTTGCCTTGGCAAATATGGGGAATTATTACATTAATTTTGCCGGTAATTTATGGATGATGTTATTAAATATGGCAATTTCCAGCGCTTTAATACCAGTCTTTGGTGTCTTTATTTTTGCGATGATGTCCTTGGCGATGCCGCTAGTAATTGCATGGGTTGGCGTAATGGTCAGTGTCGGTTTTACTACAGCTTATTACATTCCGTTGCTGCCTTATGTGATTTTTACTTTTGGTGCTTTAGGTTGGTTGATTTCCGTTATCGAGGCGATGGTTGCAGCACCGATCGTCGCGTTGGGAGTAACCCATCCTGAAGGACATGATGCCTTTGGTAAAGGTGAGGCAGCAATCATGATTCTAGTGAATGTTTTTTTAAGACCTTCCATGATGATCATTGGTTATATTACTGCTATTGCACTCTCTTATGTGGGTGTTTGGATTTTAAATGCAGGTTACGATCAGGCTGTGTCTTTCATGCAACAGGAGCATACCGATAATTCTGTTCTTGTCGAAGGACTTTTGGGCTCATCTCCATCTTCTTCAGGTAGTGGAATCGGAGGAGTAAGTTATACAGATTGGGCCGGAATTTATGCCTTCTTCTTCTCAATTTTAACCTATACCACCCTCTATTTAACGATTATACAAAAAGCATTTACCCTAATAACCTATCTACCCGATAAAGTCTTACGATGGATAGGAGGCACTCCTGAAAGCATAGGCCAAGAAGCTTCTCAATGGGGTGAAGAAGTAAAAGGTAAGACTCAAGAAGCAGGAAAAGAAACCCAAACTGCACAGGGTCAAATCGATAAGACTTTGGGTGGATATGGTGTGAAAGGTGTTGGGATGGCCAAAGGACTTCTGGGCAAAGGCGGTGGTGGTGGTAGTTTTCATCTGGGAAGGAGTGCTACTCAGGATAAGAATGATGACTCAAAAAAAAAGAATGACGTGGGGAACACCGGCTCTGATATGCCAATAACTAAGTAAAGGGCGTATACCGGTGAGTATTTTTTGCTGTACATTGGGCAGAAAAATATTTGCCCGTATGTTATAATTGTATATTAAATAAACACTTAAATTAATTTTATCATGGTTGAATTATCTGCTCCTCAAAGTACTATAACGAGTCATTCAGATTTGGCTCAAGATAAGCTTAATGTTTTGCAAAAAGCAAAAATGGATGAAGAGCGATTCATGCAAGAATTGTTTCTTTTTCTGCAAAATAGACGTGGAACAATCTTAGAAACGCAATTTGACCAGAAAACTCC
The DNA window shown above is from Legionella sp. PC997 and carries:
- the icmW gene encoding type IVB secretion system protein IcmW, giving the protein MPDLSHEASAQYWFEYIDPMIYRVITFMESVEDWTLDGNPEFEQAMEQLGKELDDIEKIDMSLLSEEDKFIRIVGNIKSGRGLRLLQAIDTVHPGSASRVLIHAEETSTGSHDPAGVFLKRNIVFERLRLLSRVFCQYRLKLVLRALEGEE
- the icmV gene encoding type IVB secretion system protein IcmV; the encoded protein is MKKQSRIGNLLRRIINVRRWFDWDRMKAFTLYLVNGFKRLFVPQKKVQGESFDDAVKHLNLTDESILSKQKSLFRLSIIMVFAALLIMGYAVFQLFYGSLKAFLVSIVVTLIALVLAFRYHFWYYQIKNRKLGCTFNEWYRKGLLGGKK
- the dotA gene encoding type IVB secretion system protein DotA, with product MNKLLITLLLLVFPGLVLADGSLSFAPPASDYSVVFLGNLFGVVDGVLSGTGSQIMGSMFAVFNAAVLALGGIIIMYTLIVSTMNTAHEGQMLGQKWSSIWIPIRSTLGLALLIPKTSGYCLMQIFVMWIVVQGVGAADKVWDAALSYLNRGGVIIQAQQINPTASLTENSSTSGMAGIATGAVNMLAGQVCMLGIQRQLENTRQDLLDAQSKQSGACYSAEQGSSMQKFCSTVVPDFLSSVNAVAVQNASPTNSSWNVSMPNFDSSSPYSFLNGICGSIAWNNISTLNSNFGSQQFQAKPSAGNNVKVGNNTLTPAEIAATQMSRGIAVQQMYMDLTSVSRSMVSNDPQLSTTTNTNTTNPFSPVAMQQFGVPYKENGTVCTSYNSGTSSKDKCVIWGPVQGSTVGGVLFNGAEIINAINDYNGIMMPTVNLARLISQSSDKNKSTEFINKATTQGWIMAGAYFFNLVQIQGASSIENAGQVDSKTGLDSSSFDPTAMASPFVISSDGKSVTCGPGNMKDKDFTALCTWLGASSDGLQKIQNVQALITSTSPPKKPSLSSNMTAVGSVPSSTTYGYINNALMMQTPGQPGVKPLTFANSINFAINTDLYRLQRQNFSCGEVKPFFSICLGQILGNIFYNIILVTIYNLFLDIFGQIINQVVMAFLMIPLQGMANIFQQGVKILAEPGVNPIVALANMGNYYINFAGNLWMMLLNMAISSALIPVFGVFIFAMMSLAMPLVIAWVGVMVSVGFTTAYYIPLLPYVIFTFGALGWLISVIEAMVAAPIVALGVTHPEGHDAFGKGEAAIMILVNVFLRPSMMIIGYITAIALSYVGVWILNAGYDQAVSFMQQEHTDNSVLVEGLLGSSPSSSGSGIGGVSYTDWAGIYAFFFSILTYTTLYLTIIQKAFTLITYLPDKVLRWIGGTPESIGQEASQWGEEVKGKTQEAGKETQTAQGQIDKTLGGYGVKGVGMAKGLLGKGGGGGSFHLGRSATQDKNDDSKKKNDVGNTGSDMPITK